A window of Euwallacea fornicatus isolate EFF26 chromosome 13, ASM4011564v1, whole genome shotgun sequence contains these coding sequences:
- the Letm1 gene encoding mitochondrial proton/calcium exchanger protein isoform X3, which translates to MYVFVRTSRLRNSCSKLWNCSWQGYLNYSCTCASISHSTNVARQDCRKLYRNSYILSSQSGILICPEISVNNVLKPLRIDARFISLSAFHYDKEPLKPSSKIEVTVQELKKQKEEVAKIPELAPSKVVKKSLKQKIVDELVHYYHGFRLLGIDVKISAGLVWRVLKGKTLTRREYRLLTRTVGDLFRLLPFSVFIIVPFMELLLPVFIKLFPGMLPSTFQTTSEKEDKVKQNLKVKLEMAKFLQGTLDSMSVQHKDRYSERAKEFVEWFGKVRTSGQAVSNEDIMKFSKLFEDEITLDSLTRSQLMALCRVLDVHTLGTNNFLRFQLRMKLRQLAADDKMIQKEGVHSLTLGEVQQACRARGMRAYGVSEERLRSQLNQWLDLSLNEKVPPSLLLLSRALMLPETIPTSDKLKATISSLPETIVKQTQAAIGEKEGKIDNKIRLELIKEEEKKIKEERKEHKEETRKLEEKELLVDKAPIISTTTTPIIEDTALRISTEKLERVEKVKEEDLHTKDIQIIENAIDTVSKEKKLIVEKEEIQELKAEMADYEEDVEDLAKVVADTPQPEIKETKAAKRLFKSVNRMISKMDRLLVDLEKKEAQLKKDLETEASDKKKEELLKIDDIVAAIQKIKDVPDQSRLEKISSVLRKMDDDHDGSLKIDDVLKVIEIIGKENVKLNSKQVDELIELIDKEEILEVEDKIEKALQKDKEAKQAEKLLREVKTDNAELKSSHREDPNKK; encoded by the exons ATGTACGTGTTTGTGCGGACAAGTCGTTTGAGAAATTCCTGCTCAAAACTGTGGAATT gtTCATGGCAGGGTTACTTAAACTACTCCTGTACATGTGCTTCAATCTCTCATTCGACAAATGTTGCGCGTCAAGACTGTCGAAAACTGTATAGAAACTCATATATCTTGTCCAGTCAATCAGGGATCTTAATTTGTCCTGAAATTTCTGTGAACAATGTATTAAAACCACTGAGAATTGATGCAAG GTTTATATCCTTATCTGCATTTCATTATGACAAGGAACCATTAAAACCCTcctcaaaaattgaagtaactgttcaggaattaaaaaaacaaaaagaagaaGTAGCAAAAATCCCTGAACTCGCGCCCAGTAAAGTGGTAAAAAAGTCCctgaagcaaaaaattgtaGATGAACTTGTTCATTATTACCATGGCTTCCGCTTGCTGGGCATAGATGTAAAGATATCAGCAGGTCTGGTTTGGAGGGTGCTGAAAGGAAAAACCTTAACAAGGCGAGAATATCGGCTGCTCACTCGAACTGTTGGAGATTTGTTTCGATTACTGCCGTTTTCAGTGTTCATTATTGTACCTTTTATGGAGCTTCTCTTGCctgttttcattaaattattccCTGGAATGTTGCCCAGTACATTCCAGACAACTTCTGAGAAAGAGGATAAAGtaaaacaaaacttgaaagttaAATTGGAAATGGCGAAATTTCTGcag GGCACTTTAGATAGCATGTCAGTACAACACAAGGATCGATATTCTGAGAGAGCCAAAGAATTTGTTGAGTGGTTTGGCAAAGTTCGTACTTCAGGCCAAGCTGTCTCGAATGAGGacataatgaaattttccaagttgTTTGAGGATGAAATTACCTTGGATTCCTTAACCCGAAGCCAGCTAATGGCTTTATGTAGAGTGTTAGATGTTCATACTTTAGGaactaacaattttttacg TTTCCAACTTAGGATGAAACTGAGGCAGTTGGCCGCAGACGATAAGATGATACAAAAAGAAGGGGTGCATTCATTGACTTTAGGAGAGGTGCAGCAAGCTTGCAGGGCGAGAGGGATGAGAGCTTATGGGGTCTCTGAAGAACGATTACGGTCTCAGTTAAACCAATGGTTAGATTTGAGTCTAAATGAAAAG GTTCCTCCATCACTTTTACTTTTATCAAGAGCTTTAATGTTGCCGGAAACAATACCAACAAGCGATAAACTCAAGGCCACAATTTCCTCTTTACCCGAAACGATTGTCAAGCAAACCCAGGCGGCTATTGGAGAGAAAGAAGGCAAGATTGATAACAAGATTCGACTAGAATTGATCAAGgaggaagaaaagaaaattaaagaggaGCGCAAGGAGCATAAAGAAGAAACAAGGAAATTAGAAGAGAAAGAATTGCTCGTGGACAAAGCTCCGATTATCTCTACAACCACTACTCCAATTATTGAAGACACAGCTCTGCGGATATCCACGGAGAAGCTGGAAAGGGTTGAGAAGGTGAAAGAAGAGGACTTGCACACAAAGGACATTCAAATAATCGAGAATGCAATAGACACTGTTTCGAAAGAGAAGAAGCTGATCGTCGAGAAGGAGGAGATACAGGAACTTAAAGCAGAAATGGCCGACTATGAAGAGGACGTAGAGGACTTGGCAAAGGTGGTTGCAGACACACCACAACCTGAAATTAAAGAGACTAAAGCCGCCAAGAGACTATTTAAGAGCGTGAATAGGATGATCAGTAAAATGGATCGGTTACTGGTTGATCTGGAGAAGAAGGAGGCGCAGTTGAAGAAGGATCTGGAAACTGAAGCAAGCGACAAAAAGAAGGAGGAATTGCTGAAAATCGATGACATTGTGGCCGCCATTCAGAAGATAAAGGATGTACCGGATCAGAGTCGACTAGAAAAGATCTCTAGTGTTTTGAGGAAAATGGACGATGATCACGATGgatctttgaaaattgatgacGTATTGAAG GTAATAGAAATAATCGGcaaagaaaatgtgaaactgAACAGTAAACAAGTGGACGAATTGATCGAACTAATCGATAAAGAGGAAATCTTGGAAGTCGAAGACAAAATCGAGAAAGCGTTGCAGAAAGACAAGGAAGCGAAGCAAGCCGAAAAGCTGTTGCGAGAGGTCAAAACCGATAATGCAGAGCTAAAATCTTCTCATCGCGAAGATCCCAACAAG AAATAG
- the Letm1 gene encoding mitochondrial proton/calcium exchanger protein isoform X2 produces the protein MYVFVRTSRLRNSCSKLWNCSWQGYLNYSCTCASISHSTNVARQDCRKLYRNSYILSSQSGILICPEISVNNVLKPLRIDARFISLSAFHYDKEPLKPSSKIEVTVQELKKQKEEVAKIPELAPSKVVKKSLKQKIVDELVHYYHGFRLLGIDVKISAGLVWRVLKGKTLTRREYRLLTRTVGDLFRLLPFSVFIIVPFMELLLPVFIKLFPGMLPSTFQTTSEKEDKVKQNLKVKLEMAKFLQGTLDSMSVQHKDRYSERAKEFVEWFGKVRTSGQAVSNEDIMKFSKLFEDEITLDSLTRSQLMALCRVLDVHTLGTNNFLRFQLRMKLRQLAADDKMIQKEGVHSLTLGEVQQACRARGMRAYGVSEERLRSQLNQWLDLSLNEKVPPSLLLLSRALMLPETIPTSDKLKATISSLPETIVKQTQAAIGEKEGKIDNKIRLELIKEEEKKIKEERKEHKEETRKLEEKELLVDKAPIISTTTTPIIEDTALRISTEKLERVEKVKEEDLHTKDIQIIENAIDTVSKEKKLIVEKEEIQELKAEMADYEEDVEDLAKVVADTPQPEIKETKAAKRLFKSVNRMISKMDRLLVDLEKKEAQLKKDLETEASDKKKEELLKIDDIVAAIQKIKDVPDQSRLEKISSVLRKMDDDHDGSLKIDDVLKVIEIIGKENVKLNSKQVDELIELIDKEEILEVEDKIEKALQKDKEAKQAEKLLREVKTDNAELKSSHREDPNKILVPRKK, from the exons ATGTACGTGTTTGTGCGGACAAGTCGTTTGAGAAATTCCTGCTCAAAACTGTGGAATT gtTCATGGCAGGGTTACTTAAACTACTCCTGTACATGTGCTTCAATCTCTCATTCGACAAATGTTGCGCGTCAAGACTGTCGAAAACTGTATAGAAACTCATATATCTTGTCCAGTCAATCAGGGATCTTAATTTGTCCTGAAATTTCTGTGAACAATGTATTAAAACCACTGAGAATTGATGCAAG GTTTATATCCTTATCTGCATTTCATTATGACAAGGAACCATTAAAACCCTcctcaaaaattgaagtaactgttcaggaattaaaaaaacaaaaagaagaaGTAGCAAAAATCCCTGAACTCGCGCCCAGTAAAGTGGTAAAAAAGTCCctgaagcaaaaaattgtaGATGAACTTGTTCATTATTACCATGGCTTCCGCTTGCTGGGCATAGATGTAAAGATATCAGCAGGTCTGGTTTGGAGGGTGCTGAAAGGAAAAACCTTAACAAGGCGAGAATATCGGCTGCTCACTCGAACTGTTGGAGATTTGTTTCGATTACTGCCGTTTTCAGTGTTCATTATTGTACCTTTTATGGAGCTTCTCTTGCctgttttcattaaattattccCTGGAATGTTGCCCAGTACATTCCAGACAACTTCTGAGAAAGAGGATAAAGtaaaacaaaacttgaaagttaAATTGGAAATGGCGAAATTTCTGcag GGCACTTTAGATAGCATGTCAGTACAACACAAGGATCGATATTCTGAGAGAGCCAAAGAATTTGTTGAGTGGTTTGGCAAAGTTCGTACTTCAGGCCAAGCTGTCTCGAATGAGGacataatgaaattttccaagttgTTTGAGGATGAAATTACCTTGGATTCCTTAACCCGAAGCCAGCTAATGGCTTTATGTAGAGTGTTAGATGTTCATACTTTAGGaactaacaattttttacg TTTCCAACTTAGGATGAAACTGAGGCAGTTGGCCGCAGACGATAAGATGATACAAAAAGAAGGGGTGCATTCATTGACTTTAGGAGAGGTGCAGCAAGCTTGCAGGGCGAGAGGGATGAGAGCTTATGGGGTCTCTGAAGAACGATTACGGTCTCAGTTAAACCAATGGTTAGATTTGAGTCTAAATGAAAAG GTTCCTCCATCACTTTTACTTTTATCAAGAGCTTTAATGTTGCCGGAAACAATACCAACAAGCGATAAACTCAAGGCCACAATTTCCTCTTTACCCGAAACGATTGTCAAGCAAACCCAGGCGGCTATTGGAGAGAAAGAAGGCAAGATTGATAACAAGATTCGACTAGAATTGATCAAGgaggaagaaaagaaaattaaagaggaGCGCAAGGAGCATAAAGAAGAAACAAGGAAATTAGAAGAGAAAGAATTGCTCGTGGACAAAGCTCCGATTATCTCTACAACCACTACTCCAATTATTGAAGACACAGCTCTGCGGATATCCACGGAGAAGCTGGAAAGGGTTGAGAAGGTGAAAGAAGAGGACTTGCACACAAAGGACATTCAAATAATCGAGAATGCAATAGACACTGTTTCGAAAGAGAAGAAGCTGATCGTCGAGAAGGAGGAGATACAGGAACTTAAAGCAGAAATGGCCGACTATGAAGAGGACGTAGAGGACTTGGCAAAGGTGGTTGCAGACACACCACAACCTGAAATTAAAGAGACTAAAGCCGCCAAGAGACTATTTAAGAGCGTGAATAGGATGATCAGTAAAATGGATCGGTTACTGGTTGATCTGGAGAAGAAGGAGGCGCAGTTGAAGAAGGATCTGGAAACTGAAGCAAGCGACAAAAAGAAGGAGGAATTGCTGAAAATCGATGACATTGTGGCCGCCATTCAGAAGATAAAGGATGTACCGGATCAGAGTCGACTAGAAAAGATCTCTAGTGTTTTGAGGAAAATGGACGATGATCACGATGgatctttgaaaattgatgacGTATTGAAG GTAATAGAAATAATCGGcaaagaaaatgtgaaactgAACAGTAAACAAGTGGACGAATTGATCGAACTAATCGATAAAGAGGAAATCTTGGAAGTCGAAGACAAAATCGAGAAAGCGTTGCAGAAAGACAAGGAAGCGAAGCAAGCCGAAAAGCTGTTGCGAGAGGTCAAAACCGATAATGCAGAGCTAAAATCTTCTCATCGCGAAGATCCCAACAAG ATTCTTGTCCCAAGGAAGAAATAG
- the Letm1 gene encoding mitochondrial proton/calcium exchanger protein isoform X1: MYVFVRTSRLRNSCSKLWNCSWQGYLNYSCTCASISHSTNVARQDCRKLYRNSYILSSQSGILICPEISVNNVLKPLRIDARFISLSAFHYDKEPLKPSSKIEVTVQELKKQKEEVAKIPELAPSKVVKKSLKQKIVDELVHYYHGFRLLGIDVKISAGLVWRVLKGKTLTRREYRLLTRTVGDLFRLLPFSVFIIVPFMELLLPVFIKLFPGMLPSTFQTTSEKEDKVKQNLKVKLEMAKFLQGTLDSMSVQHKDRYSERAKEFVEWFGKVRTSGQAVSNEDIMKFSKLFEDEITLDSLTRSQLMALCRVLDVHTLGTNNFLRFQLRMKLRQLAADDKMIQKEGVHSLTLGEVQQACRARGMRAYGVSEERLRSQLNQWLDLSLNEKVPPSLLLLSRALMLPETIPTSDKLKATISSLPETIVKQTQAAIGEKEGKIDNKIRLELIKEEEKKIKEERKEHKEETRKLEEKELLVDKAPIISTTTTPIIEDTALRISTEKLERVEKVKEEDLHTKDIQIIENAIDTVSKEKKLIVEKEEIQELKAEMADYEEDVEDLAKVVADTPQPEIKETKAAKRLFKSVNRMISKMDRLLVDLEKKEAQLKKDLETEASDKKKEELLKIDDIVAAIQKIKDVPDQSRLEKISSVLRKMDDDHDGSLKIDDVLKVIEIIGKENVKLNSKQVDELIELIDKEEILEVEDKIEKALQKDKEAKQAEKLLREVKTDNAELKSSHREDPNKEEIAESPEVKEGAKLEGVKGQKEISVTETKVDSPIIPPSGFDKSTKNDSKML, encoded by the exons ATGTACGTGTTTGTGCGGACAAGTCGTTTGAGAAATTCCTGCTCAAAACTGTGGAATT gtTCATGGCAGGGTTACTTAAACTACTCCTGTACATGTGCTTCAATCTCTCATTCGACAAATGTTGCGCGTCAAGACTGTCGAAAACTGTATAGAAACTCATATATCTTGTCCAGTCAATCAGGGATCTTAATTTGTCCTGAAATTTCTGTGAACAATGTATTAAAACCACTGAGAATTGATGCAAG GTTTATATCCTTATCTGCATTTCATTATGACAAGGAACCATTAAAACCCTcctcaaaaattgaagtaactgttcaggaattaaaaaaacaaaaagaagaaGTAGCAAAAATCCCTGAACTCGCGCCCAGTAAAGTGGTAAAAAAGTCCctgaagcaaaaaattgtaGATGAACTTGTTCATTATTACCATGGCTTCCGCTTGCTGGGCATAGATGTAAAGATATCAGCAGGTCTGGTTTGGAGGGTGCTGAAAGGAAAAACCTTAACAAGGCGAGAATATCGGCTGCTCACTCGAACTGTTGGAGATTTGTTTCGATTACTGCCGTTTTCAGTGTTCATTATTGTACCTTTTATGGAGCTTCTCTTGCctgttttcattaaattattccCTGGAATGTTGCCCAGTACATTCCAGACAACTTCTGAGAAAGAGGATAAAGtaaaacaaaacttgaaagttaAATTGGAAATGGCGAAATTTCTGcag GGCACTTTAGATAGCATGTCAGTACAACACAAGGATCGATATTCTGAGAGAGCCAAAGAATTTGTTGAGTGGTTTGGCAAAGTTCGTACTTCAGGCCAAGCTGTCTCGAATGAGGacataatgaaattttccaagttgTTTGAGGATGAAATTACCTTGGATTCCTTAACCCGAAGCCAGCTAATGGCTTTATGTAGAGTGTTAGATGTTCATACTTTAGGaactaacaattttttacg TTTCCAACTTAGGATGAAACTGAGGCAGTTGGCCGCAGACGATAAGATGATACAAAAAGAAGGGGTGCATTCATTGACTTTAGGAGAGGTGCAGCAAGCTTGCAGGGCGAGAGGGATGAGAGCTTATGGGGTCTCTGAAGAACGATTACGGTCTCAGTTAAACCAATGGTTAGATTTGAGTCTAAATGAAAAG GTTCCTCCATCACTTTTACTTTTATCAAGAGCTTTAATGTTGCCGGAAACAATACCAACAAGCGATAAACTCAAGGCCACAATTTCCTCTTTACCCGAAACGATTGTCAAGCAAACCCAGGCGGCTATTGGAGAGAAAGAAGGCAAGATTGATAACAAGATTCGACTAGAATTGATCAAGgaggaagaaaagaaaattaaagaggaGCGCAAGGAGCATAAAGAAGAAACAAGGAAATTAGAAGAGAAAGAATTGCTCGTGGACAAAGCTCCGATTATCTCTACAACCACTACTCCAATTATTGAAGACACAGCTCTGCGGATATCCACGGAGAAGCTGGAAAGGGTTGAGAAGGTGAAAGAAGAGGACTTGCACACAAAGGACATTCAAATAATCGAGAATGCAATAGACACTGTTTCGAAAGAGAAGAAGCTGATCGTCGAGAAGGAGGAGATACAGGAACTTAAAGCAGAAATGGCCGACTATGAAGAGGACGTAGAGGACTTGGCAAAGGTGGTTGCAGACACACCACAACCTGAAATTAAAGAGACTAAAGCCGCCAAGAGACTATTTAAGAGCGTGAATAGGATGATCAGTAAAATGGATCGGTTACTGGTTGATCTGGAGAAGAAGGAGGCGCAGTTGAAGAAGGATCTGGAAACTGAAGCAAGCGACAAAAAGAAGGAGGAATTGCTGAAAATCGATGACATTGTGGCCGCCATTCAGAAGATAAAGGATGTACCGGATCAGAGTCGACTAGAAAAGATCTCTAGTGTTTTGAGGAAAATGGACGATGATCACGATGgatctttgaaaattgatgacGTATTGAAG GTAATAGAAATAATCGGcaaagaaaatgtgaaactgAACAGTAAACAAGTGGACGAATTGATCGAACTAATCGATAAAGAGGAAATCTTGGAAGTCGAAGACAAAATCGAGAAAGCGTTGCAGAAAGACAAGGAAGCGAAGCAAGCCGAAAAGCTGTTGCGAGAGGTCAAAACCGATAATGCAGAGCTAAAATCTTCTCATCGCGAAGATCCCAACAAG GAAGAAATAGCAGAAAGTCCGGAAGTGAAAGAAGGGGCCAAATTGGAAGGAGTCAAGGGGCAAAAAGAAATTTCGGTGACCGAAACCAAGGTGGACTCCCCAATCATACCCCCGTCTGGTTTCGATAAATCAACTAAAAACGATTCCAAAATGTTGTAA
- the LOC136343033 gene encoding ionotropic receptor 25a-like, translating into MIFLVFVNEEGNVVADKAINVVMNYIKKTTKLGLSVDLKRVVGNRTDSQNILDSLCATYQQMLDSNAPPHLVLDATRTGSASETVKSFTLALGLPTVSASYGQQGDLKQWRNLQPNEEEYLVQISPPGDIIPEIIRTLVLNQNITNAAILYDNAFVMDHKYKALLQNVATRHLIDEINPDTSKIPEQLDSLVKLDMKNFFVLGDLDTIQIVLESAELRKLFNRMYAWHVLTKDAGDIKASVPNATVLFAKPLMNTRYQDRLRNIGNTYQLSNVLPEIDGSFYFDLALTAFLAIKEMLLDGSWKRNNVTNFVTCDDYEPKNSPKRFNLNLRSYLQKESPEPPTYGPFSITKNGLSYMEFSMFLTAVYVRSSASDKSLSFGVWHAGFDNNLTLTTPKDMKNNTANVVYRVVAVVQKPFIYRDDNLPKKFKGYCIDLIDEIANILQFDYEIVEVGDGKFGNMDENGNWNGIIKDLIDKKADIGLGSLSVMAERENVIDFTMPYYDLVGITILMKLPEIPTSLFKFLTVLENEVWLCILAAYFFTSFLMWVFDRWSPYSYQNNRQKYKDDEEKREFNLKECLWFCMTSLTPQGGGEAPKNLSGRLVAAIWWLFGFIIIASYTANLAAFLTVSRLDTPIESLDDLSKQYKIQYAPINSSSTMTYFQRMADIEERFYEIWKDISLNDSLSDVERVKLAVWDYPVSDKYTKMWQAMRETGFPDNLEGALNRVRDSKSSAEGFAYLGDATDIRYLEATSCDLTVVGEEFSRKPYAIAVQQGSPLKDQFNKAILQLLNRRELERLKEKWWNKNPEKKQCEKADEQQDGISIQNIGGVFIVIFVGIGLACVTLAFEYWWYKYRKNSSVTNIAGVQRQYTGLDMLSKQTGERFNENEGELALKSGKMYIKPRQ; encoded by the exons atgatatttttagtatttgtaAATGAAGAAGGCAATGTAGTTGCCGACAAGGCCATCAATGTAGTAAtgaattacattaaaaaaaccacaaaattgGGCTTAAGCGTCGACTTAAAGCGAGTAGTTGGAAACAGGACTGATTCTCAAAACATTTTAGACTCAT tatgTGCAACTTATCAACAAATGCTTGATTCCAATGCTCCGCCTCACTTGGTATTAGACGCAACTAGGACTGGATCAGCTTCGGAGACTGTAAAGTCGTTTACGTTGGCTTTGGGACTGCCCACAG TTAGCGCGTCTTATGGCCAGCAAGGCGACTTAAAGCAATGGCGCAATTTGCAGCCCAACGAAGAAGAATATCTGGTGCAAATCTCCCCTCCAGGGGATATTATTCCTGAGATTATTCGCACCTTGGTATTGAACCAAAACATCACCAATGCGGCAATATTATATGATAACGCATTCG TGATGGATCATAAATACAAGGCCCTTCTGCAGAACGTCGCCACGCGACATTTGATAGACGAAATCAACCCTGACACAAGTAAAATCCCTGAACAATTGGACAGTTTGGTAAAATTGGATATGAAGAACTTCTTTGTTCTTGGTGATTTAGACACCATTCAAATTGTACTGGAATCTGCTGAATTGAGGAAGCTGTTTAATCGGATGTACGCCTGGCACGTTTTAACTAAG GATGCTGGAGATATTAAGGCATCGGTACCGAACGCCACAGTTCTATTCGCAAAGCCCTTGATGAATACTCGATATCAGGATAGACTTCGAAATATCGGGAACACTTATCAATTATCAAACGTCTTGCCGGAAATTGATGGATCGTTTTATTTCGATTTGGCATTGACTGCATTTTTGGCAATCAA GGAAATGTTGCTCGATGGATCTTGGAAGAGAAACAACGTCACTAATTTCGTCACGTGCGATGACTACGAACCGAAAAACAGCCCTAAAAGATTTAATCTGAATCTTCGCTCCTACTTACAAAAG GAGTCTCCAGAACCGCCTACGTATGGTCCGTTTTCAATCACTAAAAACGGACTTAGCTACATGGAATTTTCCATGTTCCTTACAGCAGTTTATGTGAGGTCAAGTGCGTCAGACAAGTCTCTATCCTTCGGAGTCTGGCACGCAGGGTTTGATAACAATTTGACTCTGACCACTCCCAAAGACATGAAAAACAATACCGCTAATGTTGTTTATAGAGTGGTCGCTGTAGTG CAAAAGCCGTTTATATACAGGGACGATAACCTccctaaaaaattcaaaggctACTGCATTGACCTTATCGATGAAATCGCTAATATACTTCAGTTTGATTACGAGATTGTGGAAGTTGGTGATGGAAAATTCGGCAATATGGATGAAAACGGCAACTGGAACGGAATCATTAAG GATCTTATTGATAAGAAGGCGGACATTGGGTTGGGGTCTCTATCGGTGATGGCTGAACGTGAGAATGTTATTGACTTTACCATGCCGTACTACGATTTGGTGGGAATTACTATACTAATGAAGCTTCCAGAAATTCCCACTTctctctttaaatttttgaccGTCCTAGAAAACGAGGTATGGTTGTGTATTTTGGCCGCGTATTTTTTTACCAG CTTCCTGATGTGGGTGTTCGACAGATGGTCTCCTTATAGCTACCAAAACAATCGTCAAAAATACAAAGACGACGAGGAGAAACGAGAGTTCAACTTGAAGGAGTGCTTGTGGTTTTGCATGACTTCACTAACTCCTCAAGGAGGAGGTGAAGCTCCTAAAAATCTGTCCGGCCGTTTAGTTGCAGCAATATGGTGGCTGTTTGGCTTTATTATAATCGCCTCTTACACTGCAAATTTAGCGGCCTTTCTTACAGTTTCCCGCCTGGATACCCCCATAGAATCCTTGGACGATTTGTCCAAACAATACAAGATTCAGTATGCTCCTATTAACAGCAGCTCCACCATGACTTATTTTCAGAGAATGGCGGACATTGAGGAAAGATTTTACGA aatatgGAAGGATATAAGCCTGAATGATAGTCTTAGCGATGTAGAGAGGGTTAAATTAGCTGTGTGGGATTATCCAGTGTCGGATAAGTATACGAAAATGTGGCAAGCCATGAGAGAGACGGGCTTCCCAGACAATCTCGAAGGAGCCCTGAATCGAGTGAGAGATTCGAAGTCTTCAGCTGAAG GTTTTGCTTATTTAGGGGACGCAACTGATATCAGGTATCTCGAAGCCACAAGTTGCGACCTTACCGTCGTTGGCGAGGAATTTTCCAGAAAGCCTTACGCCATTGCTGTGCAACAGGGATCGCCCTTGAAAGATCAGTTCAACAAGGC GATCCTTCAGCTACTCAATCGACGCGAGCTTGAACGCCTCAAAGAAAAGTGGTGGAACAAGAATCCGGAAAAGAAGCAATGCGAAAAGGCTGACGAACAACAAGATGGCATCAGTATTCAAAACATCGGGGGCGTTTTTATAGTGATTTTCGTGGGAATTGGACTGGCGTGTGTTACTTTGGCTTTTGAGTATTGGTGGTACAAATACAGAAAGAATTCGAGCGTCACCAATATAGCAGGAGTCCAGCGCCAGTATACAGGACTGGACATGCTCAGTAAACAAACGGGAGAGCGATTTAATGAGAATGAAGGGGAATTGGCTTTAAAGTCTGGGAAGATGTATATCAAGCCTAGACAATAG